The proteins below are encoded in one region of Colletotrichum lupini chromosome 5, complete sequence:
- a CDS encoding aflatoxin B1 aldehyde reductase member 2, whose amino-acid sequence MPLIRHQVGDSIVDPETSHFDAEQDVQSLLDDFYGRGYSHLDTARDYSPNVPGASESRLGRAKGASRFTIHTKVHSADPGDHLPTKLGLSIDQSLEDLQTPTVETMFLHFPDRHTPFEETIKAMNTALKQGKFKRYGLSNYSATEVQRILDICERHGYRKPGVYEGHYNAIVRGAEKELFPLLRKHNMAFYAYSPAAGGLFSGHTASSGRWKRDNFLGNVYTYLYRKPPVRIAVATILELAENHGINGHAAALRWTAFHSNLDGKHGDAIIFGVSKMEQLHETLDAFEAGPLPEDLAGEVSSEDVETERGGMTRADKALEIV is encoded by the exons ATGCCGCTGATACGTCACCAGGTTGGAGACTCCATTGTCGACCCCGAAACCTCTCACTTTGATGCCGAGCAAGATGTCCAATCTCTTCTAGATGACTTCTATGGCCGTGGATACAGCCACCTCGACACAGCTCGCGATTACTCTCCGAATGTACCAGGTGCATCCGAGTCACGTCTCGGCAGGGCTAAAGGCGCCTCTCGGTTCACAATCCACACAAAAGTCCACAGCGCAGACCCGGGAGATCATCTACCCACAAAGCTCGGACTTAGCATTGATCAATCGCTGGAGGATCTCCAAACACCCACTGTCGAGACCATGTTTTTGCATTTTCCGGACCGCCATACTCCCTTTGAGGAAACAATCAAAGCGATGAACACCGCTCTGAAACAAGGAAAATTCAAAAGGTACGGTCTTTCAAACTATTCAGCTACTGAGGTGCAACGAATACTCGATATCTGCGAGCGACATGGGTATAGGAAGCCTGGTGTATATGAGGGACATTATAACGCCATTGTGAGAGGAGCGGAGAAGGAGTTGTTTCCCCTTTTGCGTAAGCATAATATGGCCTTCTACGCGTATAG TCCCGCGGCTGGCGGTCTTTTCTCAGGCCATACTGCTTCTTCGGGACGATGGAAACGGGAT AACTTCCTAGGCAACGTTTACACTTACCTCTATCGGAAACCCCCGGTCCGCATTGCAGTAGCTACAATACTTGAGCTTGCAGAAAACCACGGCATCAATGGACACGCTGCAGCATTGCGATGGACAGCATTTCATAGTAACCTAGATGGAAAGCATGGCGATGCTATTATCTTTGGTGTTTCTAAGATGGAACAGCTTCATGAAACGCTCGATGCTTTTGAGGCTGGTCCTCTTCCCGAGGATCTTGCG GGAGAAGTATCATCGGAAGATGTCGAGACGGAAAGGGGTGGGATGACAAGGGCCGACAAGGCGTTGGAG ATCGTCTAA